The Microbacterium esteraromaticum genome contains the following window.
ACGGCGAGGGCGAGCGCGCCCATGCCGGGTTCTTGATGGTGACCCTCGACGACACCGAGCGCGATCCAGTCGTTCGCCCCACCTTCGGCGAACGACATGCCCAGCATGACGACGCCGAGCGCGTAGATGCGCGGCTCGCGCCACGCCTCGAATGCGGTGTGCACGCGTTCTCGCCAGTGCGGCTTCTCTTCGGGGGCCGGGTCGAGAGCGGCCTCGCGCACGGGAACCTGGGTATAGCACCCGATTGCCGCGACGAGGATCAGCGCACTGATCAGCGCGCTGTGCGCGGCGACGTTCAGCCCCAGGAGTGCGGCGAGGGCGCCGATGCCGGCACCGATCACTGTGCCGAAGCTGAAGAAGGCGTGGAACACGGGCAGGATCGTCTTGCCCATCTGCTGCTCGATGGCCGTCGCCTCGACGTTCATCATCACGTCGACGGAACCGTTGCCATAGCCGAACAGCATCATGCCGAGCACGACGACCGGTAGCGCACCGAACACGTCGGTGCCCAGGCCGATCAGCAGCACGCCTGCGCCGAAGACCAGCATCATGATGAGCATGCCCGCTCTAGCGCCGGTACGTGCCATCACGAGCGGACCGGTCGAGATGCCGACGATCGACGAGATGCCCATTCCCAGCAGCAGCAGACCGATCTGTGCCTTGTCGATGCCGAGTGCCTCGGCGATGCTGGGCACGCGCGAGGCCCAGGTCGCGATCGACAGACCGCTGGCGAGGAAGATCACGAAGATCGCGGTGCGCCAGCGCACGAACTGCGAACGAGTGAGGGCGGTGTCCATTCCGCCATCGTAATCGAAACGTTTCGATGTCGTGTGCGCAAGCGGGATATCCTCGGAGGATGAGCAGCAGCGGCCGTCGCGCGACCATCGCGGACGTGGCGCGTGAGGCCGGGGTGTCGACATCGACGGCATCCGTGGTCTTCAGCGGCAAGGTCAATGTCGCCGAGGCGACGCGCGAGCGCGTGCTCGCCGCGGCCGACGCGCTGGGCTACGCCGGCCCGGATCCGCGCGCCGCGTCGCTGCGCACGGGCCGCAGTGGCATCGTCGGTGTGCTGCTCGGCGGTGATCTGCGCCATGCCTTCCTCGACCCGGTCACGACGGTGATGATGGACGGCCTGACCGAGGCGATGGCCGCGGACAGCGTAGGTCTGCTGTTGCTGCGCGATGACCCTCGTGGTGCGGAGGCACCGCCGATCGGAGAGGCGCCGGTGGACGCGGTCGTGCTGATCGGCTGCTCGGCCCGGACGCGTTCGGCACTGGACACGGTGCGCCAGCGCGGTTTGCCCGCCGTGGTGATAGAAGGCGACGCCGGACCAGATGTTCCCCAGATCACCCTGAATAACCGCGAGGCTAGTGCCGAGATCGCGCGTCATCTATTCCACTTGGGGCATAGACGGGTGGAGACCATCACGCTGCCCCTGGATGCGGCACGTTCGCGAAGCGCGCTGACGCCCGAGCGCGAGGCGGCCGCCACGGTGGACGTCACGTTGGATCGACTCGCCGGTTTCCGTGAGGTGTACCCGCAGGGCGGTGGCGTCTCGGCGGCCGGAAGCCTGGTCGACGAGGGCAACCATGGCGCGCGGATGCTGCTCGCCGATCCGGACGGGCGGCTACGAGACGACCGGCCGACAGCGATCGTCGCACAGAGCGATCTTCTGGCCGTCGGCGCGATCCGCGCCGCCGAGGAGCTCGGTCTGCGTGTACCGGACGACCTCAGCGTCGTCGGCTTCGACGGCATCTCGGCTGACGGGCTGGGGTCGCGACGCCTGACCACCATCACGCAGCCTGCGCTCGAGAAGGGGCGTGCGGCGGGCACCCAGATCTCGCGGATGCTGGCCGGGGAGCCGGGAGAGTCGGTGCACTTCACGTGCGTTCTGCGCGTCGGGGGGACCTCGGCCGCCCCGCGTGCATGACGCGTCGGTGTCATGCCAGCATATTGCTAGGACGACTTACAAACCCTGCTATTCCGCAGGAT
Protein-coding sequences here:
- a CDS encoding MFS transporter yields the protein MDTALTRSQFVRWRTAIFVIFLASGLSIATWASRVPSIAEALGIDKAQIGLLLLGMGISSIVGISTGPLVMARTGARAGMLIMMLVFGAGVLLIGLGTDVFGALPVVVLGMMLFGYGNGSVDVMMNVEATAIEQQMGKTILPVFHAFFSFGTVIGAGIGALAALLGLNVAAHSALISALILVAAIGCYTQVPVREAALDPAPEEKPHWRERVHTAFEAWREPRIYALGVVMLGMSFAEGGANDWIALGVVEGHHQEPGMGALALAVFSVGMTVVRLLGGPLVDRFGRVAVLRVLAATAAAGILLFILGPTLPLVLLGAALWGIGASLGFPLGMSAAADDPAKAAARVSAAATIGYVAFLGGPPLLGLISEQIGLLNTLYILVVLVVLSGLFSAAARPLRADEKTPVA
- a CDS encoding LacI family DNA-binding transcriptional regulator, with translation MSSSGRRATIADVAREAGVSTSTASVVFSGKVNVAEATRERVLAAADALGYAGPDPRAASLRTGRSGIVGVLLGGDLRHAFLDPVTTVMMDGLTEAMAADSVGLLLLRDDPRGAEAPPIGEAPVDAVVLIGCSARTRSALDTVRQRGLPAVVIEGDAGPDVPQITLNNREASAEIARHLFHLGHRRVETITLPLDAARSRSALTPEREAAATVDVTLDRLAGFREVYPQGGGVSAAGSLVDEGNHGARMLLADPDGRLRDDRPTAIVAQSDLLAVGAIRAAEELGLRVPDDLSVVGFDGISADGLGSRRLTTITQPALEKGRAAGTQISRMLAGEPGESVHFTCVLRVGGTSAAPRA